The following is a genomic window from Candidatus Cloacimonadaceae bacterium.
TGTTAACATAATACTTAAACAGAAAGGCAGCCTTTAGTTTCTGAAACAATGCCTTGTCAGACGCTGCACCCAGCAGAAGGTAATTGCCACCGTTTGTCATAAAGATCTGGTCATTGGCATCAAAATTACTGAGATTGCTAAACAGCTTCGTCCCATTCAAATAATACAGATCAAGAGGACTGAAAACATATTCCAAATCATCATCCAAAGCGCCACTGGTGGAGAGATGGCGAAAAGAATTGATTTCCTGGGCGCAGCAGACTGTAAAGATAGTTAAGATTATCGCGATAAATAACATCCGTTTCATTGTTCACCTCCTATTACTGAATCTATACTTGCGAGTAATTTACCGCCGATAATAACGACGATCGTGGTTGTAATACTTTGGGGTGTGCTATAACCTGGGTTTGTCCATGTACCGCCTGATTGAGCGACGATCTGATTATTGTGATCAATGATGGCATAGTAGTTTTCAGAAGGCCACTCACCGGGGGAATAATATGTGGTAATCAGGTCACCGTTGGTAACATCGAAGGTGTGGTATTGGGGACCATATCCATCATCTATTGTAACGTATGAGTGAACAGGAATACCATTGACAAATACGAATAAATATCCTCCGTTCCAGCCATCACCGTAGCTATCAAGCAGAGCAACTTTCCATTGGACTAAGACATTTTCAATCAAAGTTATACTTCGAATATTGGATGGCGGTGTTTCATAAATCGGTGTAATGTCCGTATCAATTGCTGTGATATAATATCTGTAAGTGTTGCCAATTGCCAGATTATATTCGTCAATGTACTGAGTTTGATTTGTCACATTGAGTGTTCCCACAAGCTGAAAAACTGTTCCGCCTACTAGCTCGCGATAGATTCTGAAGCCTGTTTCACTATTGCAGGTTTCCGACCAGTTCAAGCGAACCGCAGGCGTACTCCCTGTCTGTTGCAAAGATTGCAAATTGGGGGATTGCATCCGATAATTTACGTAAACATTAGCGGGAGCCGTCAGAGGAGTGTCATCCATCAAACCGATTTTCTGTAATCTATAGCTATAGGTATTATATTGCACCACGGCATTGTCCTGATAGGTATAGACATAATTTGGATTGGCAGGAAGCACTTCATTGGCAGCAGCTAATAGGACATTATCACGGAACAACTTGAAACTGCCCGGAATGTCACTTCGATCACGCCAAGATATTATCACCTGGTTATTAATATTAACTCGAAACATTATTTCTGGAGCAAGCCTTGAGGCTGTTTTTACGGTAAGAGTGTCAATCTTGCTCAATCCCGTGCGCACTTGAGTCGCAACCGAGTAACGATAAACAGTATTGTGAGTTAGCAAAGAATCAATAGAGGAGGTATTCGCTTTGCTATAAATGTTCCCAATCAATTGATTGTTACGGAGAAGCTTATAGCAAAGGAAATTGTCATCATTGCTCTCTTGCCAGGTTAGACTTACACGATCAGGACGGATATTGTAATTTCGATATCCAATATAACAATTCCCATCCTGAGACATTAACGAAGACCGATTAAACAATGGCTCTTGATTTGCATTATCCGGTAAATAGCTACCGGGTTTCATCAAATCAGAATCACAAGCCGTCAGAAATAACAGCACAAAGAGCACCATAACGAAGACTTCTTTGTAACGCATTGTGTCACCTCCAGTTTTTAGTAAATCCATTAGAAAAATCTCTCGAAATTCGGTCAAGCTTTTTTTAGTTTCTTAACTTTCTGGGCGTGAATGTCGTGATAGAGATGTCGCGTGACAAGGAAAACTGGAAAAAATGACAAGGAAAACTGGACGATTTTGGACAAGGAAAACTGGACAAACCTGTATTATTATATTTTCTCGTGACTTAGCTGATACAATCGTCCATTGATAGGGATGTAGATATATGTAGGTTAATCTGGACAGCGGGGAGCGGTATTATATTTTCGGATGAGGGTGTCGAGGATGCCGATCATAGTTAAGTCAGAAGAGTCTTTGGTGTAAGGGATGGGGGTGAATTCGTGGTTGATGGGCATTAGCCAGGCGGTTTTTTGTTTGGGAACGAGGACGAGCTGCTTCAGCGTAATGCCGTCTGGAGTGCGGAAAGCCATGATGCGGTTGTTGATTTGGATGCCGCGCCAGTCACGGGAGCAGATGACCAGATCGCCGGAGAGGATTTGCGGTTCCATTGAGCTGCCTGCCACCCGGAACAGAAATTAGTGTTGTTGGCGCTCCCAAAAGCGACATCTATAATTTTTATTGGAGCGGAAACACTCAGCCTGTGTCTAAGATGATAGTTGTATATGGCAGAATTAACGCCATTGGGACAGAGCAATCCCCGATTACTTTCGATGTTTACAGTGAGGACAGTGATTACCGCTGGGGTGGGATATATATGGGTATGAACGCCCCCATGTCCTCCTATGAATACTGCGAGTTCAGAAGATCATTTTTTTGTTATTATAATCAGAATTACTGGTCAACTGCTGCATTATACTTCGATAATGGTATCATC
Proteins encoded in this region:
- a CDS encoding S24/S26 family peptidase, yielding MAGSSMEPQILSGDLVICSRDWRGIQINNRIMAFRTPDGITLKQLVLVPKQKTAWLMPINHEFTPIPYTKDSSDLTMIGILDTLIRKYNTAPRCPD